A region from the uncultured Macellibacteroides sp. genome encodes:
- the trpD gene encoding anthranilate phosphoribosyltransferase: protein MKQILYRLFEHQYLGRNEAREILENIVSGKYTDMQIASLITVFLMRNISIEELAGFTEALLDMRIPVDLAEYKPMDIVGTGGDGKNTFNISTAACFVVAGAGYPVVKQGNYGATSVSGSSNVIEQHGVKFTADNDKLRASMDGCNMAYLHAPLFSSAMKAVAPIRKSLGVRTFFNMLGPLVNPCRPTYQLLGVYNLPLLRLYNYTYQQSNAKFAVVHSLDGYDEISLTAPFKVATATTEKVYTPEMLGFKRIDQAELYGGETPEEAAKLFDNVLRGTCTPAQRDCVLINAAFAIQVIEPDKSIETCLGIARESLESGKTMATFKKFVALNS from the coding sequence ATGAAACAGATATTATACAGATTATTTGAACATCAGTATCTGGGACGAAACGAAGCCCGCGAGATATTGGAGAATATTGTAAGCGGTAAATATACCGACATGCAGATTGCTTCGCTTATTACGGTTTTTCTGATGCGTAACATTTCGATCGAAGAGCTTGCCGGGTTTACCGAAGCTTTGCTCGATATGCGTATTCCCGTAGATCTTGCAGAATACAAGCCCATGGATATTGTGGGTACGGGCGGTGATGGTAAAAATACATTCAACATCTCTACAGCGGCTTGCTTTGTTGTTGCCGGCGCAGGTTACCCGGTTGTAAAGCAAGGTAACTACGGTGCTACATCCGTTAGCGGTTCGTCTAATGTCATTGAACAGCATGGCGTAAAATTTACAGCTGATAACGATAAGCTGAGGGCTTCCATGGATGGATGCAACATGGCTTATCTGCACGCGCCTCTCTTTAGTTCGGCCATGAAAGCGGTAGCTCCGATACGGAAGAGTCTGGGAGTGCGTACTTTCTTTAATATGCTGGGTCCGCTTGTTAATCCGTGTCGTCCAACGTACCAGTTGCTGGGTGTTTATAATCTGCCTTTACTTAGGTTGTATAATTACACTTATCAGCAAAGTAATGCTAAATTTGCTGTGGTACACAGTCTGGATGGATATGATGAAATATCGCTTACAGCTCCGTTTAAGGTGGCAACAGCCACAACCGAAAAAGTGTATACTCCCGAAATGCTTGGTTTTAAACGGATTGATCAGGCTGAGCTTTACGGAGGAGAAACGCCCGAAGAGGCAGCCAAATTGTTTGACAATGTGCTGCGCGGTACCTGTACTCCGGCTCAAAGGGATTGCGTGCTGATTAATGCCGCTTTTGCTATCCAGGTGATTGAACCCGACAAATCCATCGAAACTTGTCTGGGTATTGCCCGCGAATCACTTGAAAGTGGAAAAACAATGGCTACTTTTAAAAAGTTTGTAGCATTAAACAGCTAA
- the trpA gene encoding tryptophan synthase subunit alpha codes for MNRIHTLFQTKQNGILSVYFTAGYPNLNDTTTILKELQQKGINLVEIGIPFSDPMADGPVIQQSSTIALRNGMSLRLLFDQLRDIRNEVSIPLILMGYLNPIMQYGFENFCKSCAECGIDGVIIPDLPFADYLANYKETADRYDVKMIMLITPETTEERIRLIDEHTDGFIYMVSSASTTGAQQSFTEQKQDYFRRINSMQLRNPRLIGFGISNKATLDAACANASGAIIGSKFVQLLGQEATPALAVDKLLDALTK; via the coding sequence ATGAATCGCATTCATACATTATTTCAAACAAAACAGAACGGCATTTTGTCGGTCTACTTCACGGCGGGTTATCCTAACCTAAATGACACCACTACCATTCTTAAAGAGTTGCAGCAAAAGGGAATTAATTTAGTTGAGATAGGTATCCCATTTTCGGATCCTATGGCAGACGGTCCGGTTATTCAGCAGTCTTCTACCATTGCGCTTCGTAATGGGATGTCGCTCCGTTTGCTTTTCGACCAGCTGAGGGATATCCGCAACGAAGTATCCATTCCGCTTATTCTGATGGGTTATCTGAATCCTATCATGCAATATGGTTTCGAAAATTTCTGTAAATCGTGTGCGGAATGTGGCATCGACGGTGTTATTATTCCAGACTTACCCTTTGCCGATTACCTGGCAAACTACAAGGAAACTGCCGATCGTTATGATGTTAAAATGATTATGCTGATTACACCGGAGACTACTGAAGAGCGTATCCGCCTCATCGACGAACACACCGATGGTTTTATTTATATGGTTTCGTCTGCCTCTACAACCGGTGCACAGCAGAGCTTTACTGAACAGAAGCAAGATTACTTCCGTCGAATTAACAGCATGCAATTACGTAATCCCCGATTAATTGGTTTTGGTATCTCAAACAAAGCGACTTTAGACGCGGCTTGCGCCAATGCGTCGGGGGCTATCATTGGAAGTAAGTTTGTTCAGCTGCTTGGACAGGAAGCTACACCGGCTCTGGCAGTAGATAAATTGCTGGACGCTTTGACAAAATAA
- the carB gene encoding carbamoyl-phosphate synthase (glutamine-hydrolyzing) large subunit, translating into MKDKIKKVLILGSGALKIGEAGEFDYSGSQALKAIREEGIYTVLINPNIATVQTSEGVADQIYFLPITPFFVEKVIAKERPDGILLAFGGQTALNCGVALYQSGVLEKYNLQVLGTPVQAIMDTEDRELFVHKLNEIDVKTIQSEAVEDVENARRAARELGYPVIIRAAYALGGLGSGFCDNEEELDKLVEKAFSFSNQVLVEKSLKGWKEVEYEVVRDRYDNCITVCNMENFDPLGIHTGESIVIAPSQTLTNAEYHKLRELAIRIIRHIGIVGECNVQYAFDPFSEDYRVIEVNARLSRSSALASKATGYPLAFVAAKLGLGYGLFDLKNSVTKTTSAFFEPALDYVVCKIPRWDLGKFQGVSRELGSSMKSVGEVMAIGRTFEESLQKGLRMIGAGMHGFVENKELVIDDIDKALNEPTDTRIFVISKAFRKGYTIDQIYNLTKIDRWFLQKLYAIIQTANELETYSEIAELSDELLLHAKQQGFSDFQLARALYKDTMEDVEKSMLKIRQNRKYRGIMPVVKQIDTLAAEYPAQTNYLYLTYNGTTNDVNYLGDHRSIVVLGSGAYRIGSSVEFDWCGVNALNTIRKEGWRSVMINYNPETVSTDYDMCDRLYFDELTFERVMDILELENPHGVVLSTGGQIPNNLAMRLDEQRVNILGTSAKSIDNAEDRHKFSAMLDRLGIDQPRWKELSSLDDIDNFVAEVGFPVLVRPSYVLSGAAMNVCSNDEELKRFLQLAANVSKKHPVVVSQFIEHAKEVEMDAVAKDGEIMLYAISEHIEFAGVHSGDATIQFPAQKLYAETLRRVKRISKQIAHELNISGPFNIQFLAKGNDIKVIECNLRASRSFPFVSKVLKINFIELATKIMLGIPVQKPSKTDFDLDYVGIKASQFSFSRLQKADPVLGVDMASTGEVGCIADDSSEAILKSMLSVGYRIPKKNILLSTGNAKQKVELLDAARLLELNGYKLYATGGTYNMLSENGIAVSRVFWPSEEGQPQALEMLRHKELDFVVNIPKNLTAGELDNGYKIRRAAIDLNVPLITNARLASAFITAFCTLSEDDIQIKSWSEYK; encoded by the coding sequence ATAAAAGACAAGATAAAGAAAGTCCTGATTCTTGGTTCAGGCGCACTCAAGATTGGTGAAGCCGGCGAATTTGACTATTCCGGGTCGCAAGCTCTGAAGGCAATTCGCGAAGAGGGTATCTATACTGTTCTTATTAATCCGAATATTGCCACTGTTCAAACTTCAGAGGGAGTCGCCGATCAAATTTATTTTTTGCCGATTACTCCCTTTTTCGTGGAAAAGGTTATCGCCAAAGAACGTCCGGATGGAATTCTTCTGGCATTTGGTGGTCAGACTGCCTTGAACTGTGGTGTCGCACTTTATCAAAGCGGAGTACTTGAAAAGTACAATCTACAAGTGCTGGGAACACCGGTTCAGGCAATTATGGATACCGAAGACCGTGAACTCTTTGTACATAAATTAAATGAAATAGACGTAAAAACCATTCAGAGTGAAGCGGTTGAAGACGTTGAGAACGCCCGTCGTGCAGCGCGCGAACTGGGATACCCCGTAATTATCCGTGCTGCTTATGCATTGGGTGGTCTGGGTAGCGGATTCTGTGATAACGAGGAAGAACTGGATAAACTGGTAGAAAAAGCTTTCTCATTCTCTAATCAGGTATTGGTTGAAAAGAGTCTTAAAGGATGGAAGGAAGTTGAATACGAAGTAGTGCGCGACCGCTATGATAACTGTATCACGGTCTGTAACATGGAGAATTTCGACCCTCTGGGAATCCATACCGGCGAAAGTATCGTAATTGCTCCCTCGCAGACGCTTACCAACGCAGAATATCACAAACTGCGTGAGTTGGCTATCCGCATCATCCGTCATATCGGAATCGTGGGCGAATGTAACGTACAGTATGCCTTCGACCCCTTCTCAGAAGATTATCGTGTAATTGAAGTTAATGCCCGTCTGAGCCGTTCTTCAGCTTTGGCATCTAAGGCCACTGGTTATCCACTGGCTTTCGTAGCAGCCAAGCTTGGGTTGGGTTACGGCCTTTTCGATCTTAAAAATTCAGTTACTAAAACAACTTCTGCTTTCTTCGAACCTGCACTCGACTATGTGGTATGTAAAATACCTCGCTGGGACCTTGGTAAGTTTCAGGGTGTGTCCCGCGAATTGGGAAGCAGCATGAAGTCCGTTGGCGAAGTAATGGCTATCGGACGCACGTTCGAAGAATCCCTGCAGAAGGGACTTCGTATGATTGGAGCCGGAATGCACGGATTTGTCGAAAACAAAGAACTTGTAATTGACGACATCGATAAAGCATTGAACGAACCAACCGATACACGTATCTTCGTTATCAGCAAGGCTTTCCGTAAGGGCTACACAATTGACCAGATATATAACCTGACTAAGATAGACCGTTGGTTCCTTCAGAAGTTATATGCCATAATACAGACAGCCAATGAGCTTGAAACCTATTCGGAAATAGCCGAACTGTCTGACGAACTGCTGCTTCATGCCAAGCAACAGGGATTCTCCGATTTCCAGCTTGCCCGTGCCCTTTACAAGGATACAATGGAAGATGTGGAGAAGTCTATGCTTAAAATCCGCCAGAATCGTAAATACCGCGGAATTATGCCGGTGGTAAAGCAAATCGATACCCTGGCTGCCGAATATCCTGCACAGACTAACTACCTGTATCTTACCTACAACGGAACAACAAATGATGTAAATTATTTGGGAGACCATCGCTCTATTGTGGTACTAGGATCGGGAGCTTACCGAATCGGTAGCTCTGTGGAATTCGACTGGTGCGGTGTAAACGCACTGAATACAATCCGCAAAGAAGGCTGGCGTTCGGTGATGATTAACTACAATCCCGAGACGGTAAGTACCGACTACGATATGTGCGACCGTCTTTACTTCGACGAATTAACTTTCGAGCGGGTAATGGATATCCTCGAGCTGGAAAATCCTCACGGGGTTGTTCTTTCTACAGGAGGTCAGATTCCAAATAACCTGGCGATGCGTCTTGACGAGCAAAGGGTAAATATTCTGGGAACCAGTGCTAAAAGTATTGATAATGCGGAAGACCGTCATAAGTTCTCTGCCATGCTCGACCGTCTGGGAATTGATCAGCCACGCTGGAAAGAACTTTCTTCACTCGATGACATCGACAATTTTGTTGCCGAAGTTGGCTTCCCTGTCTTGGTTCGTCCATCCTATGTACTCTCGGGAGCTGCAATGAATGTATGTTCTAACGATGAAGAACTGAAGCGATTCCTTCAGCTGGCAGCCAATGTCTCTAAAAAGCATCCGGTGGTTGTTAGTCAGTTTATTGAGCATGCCAAAGAAGTAGAAATGGATGCTGTGGCTAAAGATGGAGAAATCATGCTTTACGCTATCAGCGAGCATATTGAGTTTGCCGGGGTTCACTCGGGAGATGCTACTATCCAGTTCCCTGCTCAGAAACTTTATGCTGAAACACTTCGCCGCGTAAAACGTATAAGCAAACAGATTGCTCACGAGTTGAACATTTCAGGACCTTTCAATATTCAGTTCCTTGCCAAAGGAAACGATATAAAAGTAATTGAGTGTAACCTGCGAGCTTCCCGAAGCTTCCCATTTGTAAGTAAGGTACTGAAGATTAACTTCATCGAACTGGCTACAAAGATTATGCTCGGCATACCGGTTCAGAAACCGTCAAAGACAGACTTCGACCTCGATTATGTAGGTATCAAGGCGTCTCAGTTCTCTTTCTCCCGCTTGCAGAAAGCCGACCCTGTACTGGGTGTGGACATGGCATCTACCGGAGAAGTGGGATGTATTGCCGACGATTCGTCCGAAGCTATTCTTAAGTCAATGCTTTCGGTAGGCTATAGGATTCCTAAAAAGAACATCCTTTTGTCAACCGGTAACGCAAAACAAAAGGTGGAACTACTTGATGCGGCACGCTTACTGGAATTAAACGGATACAAGCTATATGCTACAGGAGGAACATACAATATGCTTTCGGAGAATGGCATCGCGGTATCACGTGTATTCTGGCCAAGCGAAGAAGGACAGCCCCAGGCGCTGGAAATGTTAAGACACAAAGAACTCGACTTTGTGGTTAATATTCCGAAAAACCTTACTGCCGGAGAGCTTGATAACGGATATAAGATTCGTCGTGCTGCGATTGACCTGAATGTTCCATTGATTACAAATGCCCGTCTGGCTTCTGCATTCATAACAGCATTCTGTACATTAAGTGAAGACGATATCCAGATAAAGAGCTGGAGCGAATATAAATAA
- a CDS encoding anthranilate synthase component I family protein — protein MNYTYNTHSKKILGDLHTPVSIYLKVRDMYPESALLESSDFHANENSLSFIALCPIASIGINSGVSTAKFPDNSVEEVPVSDNYSVSDALNDFLKRFSVSGDNNEVCGLFGYTAFDAVRYFEKIPVMESHHAQNDAPDMFYLLYKYILVFNHFKNELTLIELLREGEISDMASIETMIDNRNFASYNFEPEGQETSPITDDEYRAMVRKGVAHCMRGDVFQIVLSRQFKQSFRGDDFKVYRALRSINPSPYLFYFDFGGFRIFGSSPETHCKVSHGKASIDPIAGTAFRTGDLMQDKLLTDALLKDPKENAEHVMLVDLARNDLSRNAHDVKVDFYKEPQYYSHVIHLVSRVSGTLNPESNAIKTYIDTFPAGTLSGAPKVRAMQLISEIEHHNRGAYGGCIGFIGFNGDLNQAITIRSFVSRGNKLYYQAGAGIVSKSDDARELEETNRKLAALKKAIDLAATLKN, from the coding sequence ATGAACTATACCTATAATACGCACAGCAAAAAGATACTCGGAGATCTCCATACTCCGGTTAGCATTTACCTGAAGGTTCGGGATATGTATCCCGAATCGGCTCTGCTGGAAAGTTCGGATTTCCACGCAAACGAGAACAGTCTCTCTTTTATCGCTCTTTGTCCCATTGCCAGTATTGGCATTAACAGTGGCGTGAGTACGGCTAAGTTTCCGGACAACAGTGTGGAGGAGGTTCCTGTTTCCGACAATTATTCGGTTTCGGATGCCTTGAACGATTTCCTGAAACGATTTTCTGTTAGCGGCGACAATAACGAGGTTTGTGGTCTTTTTGGTTACACGGCTTTCGATGCGGTTCGCTATTTCGAAAAGATTCCCGTGATGGAGAGCCACCATGCTCAGAATGATGCGCCCGACATGTTTTACCTTTTATATAAGTATATCCTGGTTTTCAATCACTTCAAGAATGAGCTTACACTGATTGAACTGCTTCGGGAGGGTGAAATTAGCGACATGGCTTCTATCGAGACCATGATAGATAACCGGAACTTCGCGTCGTATAACTTTGAACCGGAAGGCCAGGAAACCAGTCCGATTACCGACGATGAGTATCGTGCCATGGTTCGTAAGGGTGTAGCACATTGCATGCGGGGGGATGTGTTCCAGATTGTATTGTCCCGTCAGTTTAAACAGTCTTTCCGCGGCGACGATTTCAAGGTGTACCGTGCCCTGCGTAGCATCAATCCTTCGCCTTATTTGTTTTACTTCGATTTTGGTGGTTTCCGCATCTTTGGTTCTTCTCCCGAAACTCATTGCAAGGTGAGCCATGGCAAAGCAAGTATCGATCCTATAGCGGGAACGGCTTTCCGTACCGGCGATCTGATGCAGGACAAGCTGCTTACCGATGCCTTGCTTAAGGATCCAAAGGAAAATGCCGAGCATGTGATGCTGGTAGATCTTGCCCGCAACGATTTAAGCCGTAACGCACATGATGTTAAGGTGGATTTTTATAAAGAGCCTCAGTACTATTCGCACGTTATTCATTTGGTTTCGAGGGTTAGCGGTACATTGAATCCGGAAAGCAATGCTATAAAAACGTACATAGATACCTTCCCTGCCGGTACGCTTAGCGGGGCGCCTAAGGTTCGTGCCATGCAACTGATCAGCGAAATAGAGCATCACAACCGGGGTGCTTATGGTGGTTGCATCGGGTTCATTGGGTTCAACGGCGATTTAAACCAGGCCATCACCATCCGTTCGTTCGTAAGCCGGGGTAACAAGTTGTATTATCAGGCTGGTGCCGGTATTGTTTCGAAAAGTGATGATGCCCGCGAACTGGAGGAGACTAACCGTAAGCTGGCGGCTTTGAAGAAGGCTATTGACTTGGCTGCAACATTAAAAAACTAA
- a CDS encoding Crp/Fnr family transcriptional regulator, producing MDTKLNAATSISKLFTPLSGPVLELFADILIRTELRKNELLFKEGEVSDQIGYVYKGMVRQFYFKNNKDLTEHFTCNGNLFICIESFLKQVPRPLKVEAIEPSIIYGIPYGPLEKLSRQYFEIEYLYRKMLESSLILSQKKADSLRFESARERYERLIKTQPEIIKRAPLSQIASLLEMTPETLSRVRGGNF from the coding sequence ATGGATACTAAATTGAATGCTGCCACGTCTATTTCCAAGCTTTTTACTCCCTTAAGCGGACCAGTGCTGGAATTATTTGCCGATATTCTTATTCGTACGGAGTTGCGGAAAAACGAACTCTTGTTCAAAGAGGGAGAAGTCAGCGATCAGATTGGATATGTTTATAAGGGGATGGTAAGACAGTTTTACTTTAAGAACAACAAAGATCTTACAGAACATTTTACCTGTAACGGAAACTTGTTTATCTGTATTGAAAGTTTTCTTAAGCAGGTTCCCCGTCCGTTAAAGGTGGAAGCGATTGAACCATCCATAATTTATGGCATACCCTATGGCCCATTGGAAAAATTGTCGCGTCAATATTTTGAAATAGAGTATCTATATCGTAAAATGCTGGAATCTTCGCTCATTTTGTCCCAAAAGAAAGCAGACTCTCTTCGTTTTGAATCAGCACGCGAACGGTATGAGCGTTTGATAAAAACTCAACCCGAAATTATCAAACGAGCTCCGCTTAGTCAGATTGCTTCTTTACTGGAGATGACTCCCGAAACACTTAGCCGCGTTCGTGGAGGTAATTTTTAA
- the carA gene encoding glutamine-hydrolyzing carbamoyl-phosphate synthase small subunit: MQEQRTVQLMLDDGSVFHGKSFGYEKATAGEVVFNTAMTGYPESLTDPSYSGQLMVLTYPLVGNYGVPPRTIEANGLATFMESEKIHAEAIIVSDYSFEYSHWNAVESLGSWLKDEKIAGIYGIDTRELTKLLREKGSMKGKIVFDAADEIDFIDPNLINQVDIVSCKEVKTYGNGKKKVVLVDCGVKHNIIRCLLKRDVTVIRVPWDYDFTDMEYDGLFISNGPGDPDTCEAAVLNIRKAMERNTPICGICMGNQLLAKAGGASIYKLKYGHRSHNQPVRMVGTERCFITSQNHGYAVDNTTLGADWEPLFINMNDGTNEGIKHKTKPFFSAQFHPEACSGPTDTEFLFDKFVELL, encoded by the coding sequence ATGCAAGAACAAAGAACTGTACAATTAATGCTGGATGATGGAAGTGTTTTTCACGGCAAATCATTTGGCTATGAAAAGGCTACGGCCGGCGAAGTAGTATTCAACACTGCCATGACAGGCTATCCGGAGAGCTTGACGGACCCGTCTTACTCAGGACAGCTAATGGTTCTGACCTATCCTTTGGTTGGAAACTACGGTGTTCCACCCCGCACGATCGAAGCTAATGGACTGGCAACTTTCATGGAAAGCGAAAAAATCCATGCCGAAGCTATTATCGTATCGGACTATTCATTTGAATACAGCCACTGGAATGCTGTTGAGAGCTTGGGTAGCTGGCTTAAAGACGAGAAAATAGCCGGTATCTATGGAATCGACACCCGCGAGCTTACAAAATTGCTTCGTGAAAAAGGTTCCATGAAAGGAAAAATAGTTTTTGATGCTGCAGACGAGATCGATTTCATTGACCCTAACTTAATAAATCAGGTTGACATTGTAAGCTGTAAAGAAGTTAAGACGTACGGAAACGGAAAGAAAAAAGTGGTATTGGTAGACTGCGGAGTGAAACACAACATTATCCGCTGCCTTTTGAAACGTGATGTAACTGTTATCCGGGTTCCCTGGGATTATGACTTTACAGACATGGAATACGACGGGTTATTTATCAGTAACGGCCCCGGAGACCCAGACACCTGCGAGGCTGCGGTGCTTAACATCCGTAAGGCAATGGAACGCAATACACCCATTTGCGGAATTTGTATGGGTAATCAGCTACTGGCAAAAGCCGGAGGCGCTTCTATATATAAATTAAAATATGGTCACCGCAGTCACAACCAACCAGTACGGATGGTGGGAACCGAAAGGTGTTTTATTACCAGTCAGAATCACGGATACGCCGTAGATAATACGACCCTCGGTGCTGATTGGGAACCTTTGTTTATCAACATGAATGATGGAACAAACGAAGGAATTAAACATAAAACCAAACCATTCTTTTCTGCTCAGTTCCACCCGGAAGCTTGCAGCGGACCGACTGACACGGAGTTCCTTTTTGATAAATTTGTAGAACTGCTTTAA
- a CDS encoding phosphoribosylanthranilate isomerase, whose protein sequence is MLIKVCGMRDPENIRETASLDIQLMGFIFYPDSKRYTEYVPDSLPAAIKKVGVFVNASECFIKECVTRYGLGFVQLHGNESPALCKELREAGIPVIKAFPVESESDLLRTDSYSGYCDYFLFDTKCAGYGGSGKSFDWSVLSAYRGDTPFFLSGGINPDSLISLSEFAHSKWAGIDLNSGFETAPGIKNVEKLKEFIKTIKNIRQ, encoded by the coding sequence ATGCTGATAAAAGTTTGCGGGATGCGTGACCCGGAGAATATCCGCGAGACAGCTTCGTTAGACATCCAGCTGATGGGATTCATTTTCTATCCGGACTCTAAACGGTATACGGAGTATGTGCCCGATTCGTTGCCTGCGGCTATTAAAAAGGTTGGTGTATTCGTCAATGCATCCGAATGCTTTATTAAGGAATGTGTAACCCGATACGGACTTGGATTTGTGCAACTGCACGGTAACGAGTCGCCCGCCCTGTGCAAAGAGTTGCGTGAAGCAGGCATTCCGGTTATTAAAGCATTCCCGGTCGAATCTGAATCCGATTTGCTGCGTACTGATTCGTACAGCGGTTATTGCGATTACTTTTTATTCGATACCAAATGTGCCGGTTATGGTGGTTCGGGAAAGAGCTTCGACTGGTCTGTACTCTCTGCCTATAGGGGAGATACTCCTTTTTTCCTAAGCGGCGGAATTAATCCGGACAGCCTTATTTCATTATCTGAATTTGCTCATTCAAAATGGGCGGGTATCGATTTGAACAGCGGCTTTGAAACTGCTCCGGGCATTAAAAATGTGGAAAAACTGAAGGAATTTATAAAAACGATAAAAAACATACGACAATGA
- the trpC gene encoding indole-3-glycerol phosphate synthase TrpC, whose product MKDILQEIVANKRVEVLRQEEAIPLHTLISMSGSRMEMATRSMRAALEGSDSGIIAEFKRKSPSKGWLHPGANVREVLPAYEKNGASACSVLTDSHFFGGSLGDLANARKVVDLPLLRKDFIISSYQLYQARAMGADAVLLIAACLTPEECLSLAETAHVLSLEVLLEIHSESELDHLNPYVDMIGVNNRNLGSFHTDVENSFRLAEKLPKEILKVSESGISDPILIGRLRKAGYKGFLIGETFMKEENPGDALASFKCAIPC is encoded by the coding sequence ATGAAAGATATTCTGCAGGAAATTGTCGCCAACAAACGTGTTGAAGTACTCCGTCAGGAAGAGGCAATCCCTTTGCATACATTAATCAGTATGTCGGGTAGCCGGATGGAAATGGCAACCCGCTCCATGCGGGCAGCATTGGAAGGTTCTGATTCGGGCATCATAGCCGAGTTTAAACGCAAATCGCCTTCCAAAGGTTGGTTGCATCCTGGCGCTAACGTAAGAGAGGTGCTTCCTGCTTACGAAAAAAATGGTGCTTCGGCCTGCTCGGTGCTGACCGACAGCCATTTCTTTGGTGGTTCGCTGGGCGATCTGGCCAATGCGCGAAAGGTGGTTGACTTGCCTTTACTTCGCAAGGATTTTATTATCAGCAGCTATCAGTTGTATCAGGCCAGAGCGATGGGTGCCGATGCGGTGTTACTTATAGCGGCTTGCCTTACTCCCGAAGAATGTCTTAGTCTGGCTGAAACAGCCCATGTGCTTTCTTTGGAGGTGTTACTGGAGATACACAGCGAAAGCGAACTGGATCATTTGAATCCTTACGTGGATATGATTGGTGTTAACAACCGGAATCTGGGTTCTTTCCATACGGATGTGGAGAACTCGTTCCGTCTTGCGGAAAAGCTGCCCAAAGAGATATTGAAGGTGTCGGAAAGTGGTATTTCGGATCCAATACTGATTGGTCGTCTGCGTAAGGCTGGTTACAAGGGCTTTCTTATTGGCGAAACATTCATGAAAGAAGAGAATCCAGGCGATGCGCTTGCCTCTTTTAAATGTGCGATACCATGCTGA
- a CDS encoding aminodeoxychorismate/anthranilate synthase component II, with the protein MKKILLLDNYDSFTYNLLHIVKQLGNTDVEVHRNDCIALEEIDRFDKIILSPGPGIPSEAGILLDVIKRYAPTKSILGVCLGEQAIGEAFGATLENLKEVHHGISSEIKVLENDSLFNGLGDRFEAGRYHSWVVSRENFPDCLEIIAEDEAGEIMALRHCCYDVKGIQFHPESVLTPKGIELIANWLNA; encoded by the coding sequence ATGAAAAAGATATTGCTACTCGATAATTACGATTCGTTTACTTACAATTTGCTTCATATTGTTAAGCAGTTGGGAAATACGGATGTGGAAGTGCATCGCAACGATTGCATTGCTCTTGAGGAAATTGACCGGTTCGACAAGATTATTCTTTCTCCGGGACCTGGTATTCCTTCGGAGGCTGGTATTTTACTGGATGTTATTAAAAGATATGCCCCGACTAAGAGTATCCTGGGGGTTTGTCTGGGCGAACAAGCTATAGGCGAGGCATTCGGCGCGACTCTCGAAAACCTGAAGGAGGTGCATCACGGGATTAGTTCGGAGATTAAAGTACTGGAGAATGATTCGTTGTTTAATGGTTTGGGCGATCGTTTTGAAGCTGGCCGTTACCATTCGTGGGTTGTTAGCCGCGAGAACTTTCCGGATTGCCTGGAGATTATCGCGGAAGACGAGGCCGGCGAGATCATGGCGCTTCGCCATTGCTGCTACGATGTAAAGGGTATTCAGTTCCATCCGGAATCTGTACTCACCCCAAAAGGGATCGAATTAATTGCAAACTGGTTAAATGCTTGA